A single region of the Oryzias latipes chromosome 21, ASM223467v1 genome encodes:
- the LOC110017416 gene encoding gastrula zinc finger protein XlCGF57.1-like isoform X3, which translates to MVTDAAEKIIQNLEESCVQCEEELHRQSRLLEIIADPQTRLQTLLLPLLRKQERNSSVKLENSEPPQIKGQQEELCSSQDVEQLDLNQETDILILTPTYEKNEDLNCQHRLTQSLNVTDDQNGEGNQHGKEKKKTQMKKLCRTKKVKEHCCVECEKSYTTAYQLRRHMRIHTGENLFSCKECGRCFTRSDSLSVHMKIHTGEKYFSCKECGRNFSRVDSLISHMRIHTGERSFFCQECGKSFTRIGKLALHMRIHTGEKPFSCKECSRSFSRSDSLTDHMRIHTGERSFFCKECGKSFTRIGKLSLHMRIHTGEKPFSCKECGRSFSRVDSLIGHMRIHTGEKPFSCKECGKCFTLSCSLTDHMRIHTGEKPFPCKKCGRSFRRSSKLSVHMRIHTGEKPFTCEVCGRSFSHAKSLTNHMRIHTGEKPFSCEECGRSFSQATSLTNHMRIHTGEKPFSCEECGRSFSHANSLTYHMRIHTEVNLSLLD; encoded by the coding sequence TTCTCCCCCTTCTAAGGAAGCAAGAGAGGAACTCCAGTGTGAAGCTGGAGAActcagaacctccacagattaaagggCAACAGGAGGAGCTCTGCAGCAGCCAGGACGTCGAGCAGCTGGATCTGAATCAGGAGACAGATATCTTGATCCTAACTCCTACttatgagaaaaatgaagatCTGAACTGTCAGCATCGCCTAACTCAGAGCTTAAATGTAActgatgatcagaatggagaaggAAACCAGCatggtaaagaaaagaaaaagactcaaatgaaaaaactttgcagaacaaaaaaggtaaaagagcaTTGTTGTGTAGAATGTGAAAAAAGTTATACTACAGCTTACCAATTAAGACGTCACATGAGAATCCACACAGGAGAAAATCTTTTTTCGTGTAAAGAATGTGGTAGATGTTTTACACGTTCAGACAGTTTATCTGTTCACATGAAAatccacacaggagaaaagtatttttcctgTAAAGAATGTGGTAGAAATTTCTCTCGAGTAGACAGCCTAATTAGTCACATGAGAATCCATACAGGAGAAAGGTCTTTTTTCTGTCAAGAGTGTGGTAAAAGTTTCACACGGATTGGGAAACTTGCTCTTCACATGAGAatccacacaggagaaaagcctttttcctgtAAAGAATGTAGTAGAAGTTTCTCTCGATCTGACAGCCTAACGGATCACATGAGAATCCATACAGGAGAAAGGtcttttttctgtaaagaatGTGGTAAAAGTTTCACACGGATAGGGAAACTTTCTCTTCACATGAGAATccatacaggagaaaagcctttttcctgtAAAGAATGTGGTAGAAGTTTCTCTCGAGTAGACAGCCTAATTGGTCACATGAGAAtacacacaggagaaaagcccttTTCCTGTAAAGAATGTGGTAAATGTTTCACTCTTTCATGCAGCCTAACGGATCACATGAGAatccacacaggagaaaagcccttTCCCTGTAAAAAATGTGGTAGAAGTTTTAGACGTTCAAGCAAACTATCAGTtcacatgagaattcacacaggagaaaagccttttaccTGTGAAGTTTGTGGTAGAAGTTTTTCTCATGCAAAAAGTCTTACTAATCACATGAGAatccacacaggagaaaagcctttttcctgtGAAGAATGTGGTAGAAGTTTCTCTCAAGCAACCAGCCTAACTAATCACATGAGAatccacacaggagaaaagcctttttcctgtGAAGAATGTGGTAGAAGTTTTTCTCATGCAAACAGCCTAACTTATCACATGAGAATCCACACAGAAGTAAACCTTTCCCTGTTAGATTGA